A window of the Vigna angularis cultivar LongXiaoDou No.4 chromosome 3, ASM1680809v1, whole genome shotgun sequence genome harbors these coding sequences:
- the LOC108325017 gene encoding LRR receptor kinase BAK1: MAFSVLLLLFSLAFLLSNPTWVCGNGELRALMDLKASLDPESLYLPSWTVNGDPCGGYFEGVACNEKGQVANISLQGKGLSGKLSPAIAGLKHLTGLYLHYNSLYGDIPREIANLTELVDLYLNVNNLSGEIPREIATMENLQVLQLCYNHLTGSIPTQLGALKKLSVVALQSNQLTGAIPASLGDLGMLARLDLSSNNLFGSIPTSLAEAPSLRVLDVHNNTLSGNVPPALKRLEDGFLYKYNLGLCGVGFSSLKACNASDHVIPSRPEPYGAATRDIPETANVKLPCNGTQCLNSSKSNKSISITVVIFVVIIAMSAIGILTFTLYRRRKQKLGGSFHISDNRQGTEEAMGVCRKNGSPLVSLEYSTGWDPLAESRNFNGYSQDMFQSLRFNLEEVESATQYFSELNLLGKNSFSATYRGVLRDGSVVAVKSISKTSCKSDEAEFMKGLNMLTSLRNDNVVRLRGFCCSRGRGECFLIYDFVSNGNLSRFLDVKEGDGEVLEWSTRVSIVKGVAKGMAYLHAYRANKPVLVHQNISADRVLIDQRYNPLLADSGLYKLLTNDIVFSALKGSAAKGYLAPEYATTGRLAQTSDVYAFGVLLFQILSGKQEITTSSIRLAAECSNFQEFMDPNLHGRYFEYEAAKLAKIALLCSHESPFERPSMEAIVQELGNCSSCL; encoded by the exons ATGGCGTTTTCAGTACTGCTACTGTTGTTCTCTCTTGCGTTTTTGCTCTCAAACCCAACATGGGTGTGTGGGAACGGAGAGCTAAGAGCACTGATGGATTTGAAAGCCAGTTTGGATCCAGAGAGCCTTTATCTACCGTCTTGGACTgtcaatggtgacccatgtggTGGATATTTTGAAGGAGTAGCATGCAATGAGAAGGGTCAGGTGGCAAATATTTCTCTGCAGGGTAAGGGCCTCTCAGGGAAGCTTTCACCAGCCATTGCAGGGCTCAAGCACCTGACTGGACTCTACTTACATTATAACTCTCTGTATGGAGACATCCCTAGAGAGATTGCAAACTTGACTGAGCTTGTTGATTTGTATTTGAATGTAAACAATCTGTCTGGGGAAATCCCACGCGAGATAGCCACCATGGAGAACTTGCAAG TTTTGCAGCTTTGCTATAATCACTTGACTGGAAGCATTCCTACACAGCTAGGTGCTTTGAAAAAGCTGAGTGTTGTTGCATTGCAGTCAAACCAGTTAACTGGTGCTATCCCTGCTAGTCTAGGTGATTTGGGCATGCTGGCGAGGTTAGATTTGAGCTCTAATAATCTTTTTGGTTCCATTCCCACTAGTCTTGCTGAAGCTCCTTCACTGAGAGTTTTGGATGTTCACAACAACACCCTTTCTGGGAATGTACCTCCTG CTCTTAAGAGACTAGAGGATGGGTTTCTGTATAAGTACAATCTGGGGTTATGTGGAGTTGGGTTTTCATCCTTGAAAGCTTGCAACGCTTCGGATCATGTCATTCCAAGCAGACCAGAGCCTTATGGAGCAGCCACTAGAGATATCCCCGAAACTGCAAATGTGAAGTTACCATGCAATGGTACTCAGTGCCTTAAttcatcaaaatcaaataaatccaTATCAATTACTGTTGTCATATTTGTGGTAATAATTGCAATGTCTGCAATTGGTATTTTGACATTCACACTGTATCGTCGGAGAAAGCAAAAGCTTGGAGGTTCTTTTCATATCAGTGACAACCGTCAAGGTACTGAGGAGGCCATGGGTGTGTGTAGGAAAAACGGATCTCCTTTGGTCAGCCTTGAGTACTCTACAGGATGGGACCCTTTGGCTGAGAGTAGAAATTTCAATGGGTATAGTCAAGATATGTTCCAGAGTTTGAGGTTCAATTTGGAAGAAGTGGAGTCTGCTACTCAGTATTTCTCAGAGTTGAATCTGTTGGGCAAGAATAGCTTCAGTGCAACATATAGAGGAGTTTTGAGAGATGGATCCGTTGTTGCTGTGAAGAGCATAAGTAAAACTAGTTGCAAGTCGGATGAAGCTGAGTTTATGAAGGGACTGAACATGTTGACCTCATTGAGGAATGATAATGTAGTTAGGTTGAGAGGATTCTGTTGTTCAAGGGGACGAGGTGAATGCTTTCtgatttatgattttgtttccAATGGAAACCTTTCACGCTTCCTTGATGTTAAGGAAGGAGATGGTGAAGTCCTTGAATGGTCAACTAGAGTTTCTATTGTGAAAGGGGTTGCAAAAG GTATGGCATATTTACATGCATACAGAGCAAACAAACCAGTTTTGGTTCACCAAAACATCTCAGCTGACAGAGTCCTAATTGATCAGCGGTACAATCCATTGTTGGCAGATTCTGGCCTGTACAAGCTTCTTACTAATGATATTGTGTTCTCTGCACTGAAGGGTAGTGCAGCAAAGGGTTACCTGGCTCCTGAATATGCCACTACTGGGCGCCTTGCTCAGACAAGTGATGTCTATGCTTTTGGGGTGCTGCTTTTCCAGATCCTTTCTGGGAAGCAAGAAATCACTACCAGCTCAATAAGGCTTGCTGCAGAATGCTCCAACTTCCAAGAATTTATGGACCCAAATCTTCATGGAAGATACTTTGAATATGAAGCAGCTAAACTGGCTAAAATAGCTTTGCTTTGCTCCCATGAGTCTCCTTTCGAGAGGCCATCCATGGAAGCCATTGTTCAAGAACTGGGAAACTGCAGTAGCTGCCTCTGA
- the LOC108325753 gene encoding uncharacterized protein LOC108325753: protein MACWSAENATKAYLSTLKMGQKCKEPDVAEFISALAAGNNAQLMVVACGGAADSTTLALVAAAHQTGGQVICVVPGHEELRASKVALGVASHEVQFMVGEAQELLLNQYDQAADFVLIDCNLEKHEEILKAVEEGRKENGTVVVGYNAFSCRKSCLACGSKTQLLPIGEGLLVTRFGMTETSPKYGSRMGKFKSRWVVKVDKCTGEEHVFRVRSPHRKVIQA, encoded by the exons ATGGCTTGCTGGTCTGCAGAAAATGCCACAAAGGCCTATCTCAGCactttgaaaatg ggTCAAAAGTGCAAAGAGCCAGATGTGGCTGAGTTCATATCAGCACTTGCTGCAGGAAACAATGCACAACTGATGGTTGTGGCATGTGGTGGTGCAGCAGACTCCACCACGCTTGCATTGGTTGCTGCTGCTCATCAAACTGGCGGCCAAGTGATTTGTGTTGTCCCTGGCCATGAAGAGCTGAGAGCCTCAAAAGTTGCCTTGGGAGTGGCTTCTCATGAAGTTCAATTCATGGTAGGAGAAGCTCAGGAGCTTCTGTTAAACCAATACGATCAGGCAGCAGATTTTGTTCTCATTGACTGCAACCTTGAGAAGCACGAAGAGATTTTGAAAGCAGTTGAAGAGGGTAGGAAGGAAAATGGGACGGTGGTCGTGGGGTACAATGCATTTAGCTGCAGAAAGTCTTGCTTGGCATGTGGATCAAAAACACAGCTTCTTCCCATAGGAGAAGGTTTGCTAGTGACTAGATTTGGAATGACTGAAACAAGTCCAAAGTATGGAAGCAGAATGGGAAAATTCAAAAGCCGATGGGTTGTAAAGGTAGATAAATGCACAGGCGAGGAACATGTGTTCAGAGTCAGATCTCCTCACAGGAAAGTCATCCAAGCTTAA